One segment of Chlorocebus sabaeus isolate Y175 chromosome 26, mChlSab1.0.hap1, whole genome shotgun sequence DNA contains the following:
- the RHOV gene encoding rho-related GTP-binding protein RhoV: MPPRELSEAEPPPLRTPTPPPRRRSAPQELGIKCVLVGDGAVGKSSLIVSYTCNGYPARYRPTALDTFSVQVLVDGAPVRIELWDTAGQEDFDRLRSLCYPDTDVFLACFSVVQPSSFQNITEKWLPEIRTHNPQAPVLLVGTQADLRDDVNVLIQLDQGGREGPVPQPQAQGLAEKIRACCYLECSALTQKNLKEVFDSAILSAIEHKARLEKKLNAKGVRTLSRCRWKKFFCFV, translated from the exons ATGCCGCCGCGGGAGCTGAGCGAGGCCGAGCCGCCCCCACTCCGGACCCCGACCCCTCCCCCGCGGCGGCGTAGCGCGCCCCAAGAGCTGGGCATCAAGTGCGTGCTGGTGGGCGACGGCGCCGTGGGCAAGAGCAGCCTCATCGTCAGCTACACCTGCAATGGATACCCCGCGCGCTACCGGCCCACTGCGCTGGACACCTTCTCCG TGCAAGTCCTAGTGGATGGAGCCCCGGTGCGCATTGAGCTCTGGGACACAGCCGGACAG GAGGATTTTGACCGACTTCGTTCCCTTTGCTACCCGGATACCGATGTCTTCCTGGCATGCTTCAGCGTGGTGCAGCCCAGCTCCTTTCAAAACATCACAGAGAAATGGCTGCCCGAGATCCGCACGCACAACCCCCAGGCGCCTGTTCTGCTGGTGGGCACCCAGGCCGACCTGAGGGACGACGTCAACGTACTGATTCAGCTGGACCAGGGGGGCCGGGAGGGCCCCGTGCCCCAACCCCAGGCTCAGGGTCTGGCCGAGAAGATCCGAGCCTGCTGCTACCTGGAGTGCTCAGCCTTGACGCAGAAGAACCTGAAGGAAGTATTTGACTCGGCCATTCTCAGTGCCATAGAGCACAAAGCCCGGCTGGAGAAGAAACTGAATGCCAAAGGTGTGCGCACCCTCTCCCGCTGCCGCTGGAAGAAGTTCTTCTGCTTCGTTTGA